The following coding sequences are from one Portunus trituberculatus isolate SZX2019 chromosome 6, ASM1759143v1, whole genome shotgun sequence window:
- the LOC123518376 gene encoding LOW QUALITY PROTEIN: formin-like protein 5 (The sequence of the model RefSeq protein was modified relative to this genomic sequence to represent the inferred CDS: deleted 2 bases in 1 codon) encodes MSLQDAAGCHHCHIHAPIPAEELKRTHPLRSGSPGGVRGGLSSSFRKNVSFLYRKFHGVSLVTPPAAPAPASAATPGCQPLRSSPPRSHGSSLPHSLPRSTPCSSPRSTPHSSSRSSPLPVTDLRPALVIDSQPQGPPSLARRPLPPLPPLPKEKPKKRGCGGLQVVLMVGAYALVLVLVVVVGVVLTQEIRRPPGPRPVALRPRPRPQDLDYVDIEPNPLSGPPPSGPPPPQRAPPPPRPAPSRPAPPPVRRPSFSNVDTDFSLTQGADDFRGQKEPEIRILKSWNNQNPDGTLSWGYIGSDGSFKNETRGHDCVVRGVYGYVEQETGKLLSFPYVSGNPCDPNEPDYYDDYYDVAIDDFGGNRGRG; translated from the exons ATGTCCTTGCAGGACGCCGCcggctgccaccactgccacatccACGCGCCCATCCCCGCTGAGGAGCTCAAGCGCACTCATCCCCTGCGCAGCGGCAGCCCTGGGGGCGTGCGGGGCGGCCTGTCCAGCAGCTTCAGGAAGAATGTGTCCTTCCTGTACCGCAAGTTCCACGGGGTGTCGCTGGTCACCCCGC ccgccgcccccgcccccgcctccgccgccacccCAGGGTGCCAGCCCCTGCGTTCATCGCCGCCCCGCTCCCATGGCAGCTCCTTACCCCACTCCCTGCCCCGCTCCACGCCCTGCTCCTCGCCGCGCTCCAcgccccactcctcctcccgctcctcgCCGCTGCCCGTCACGGACCTGCGTCCAGCCCTGGTGATCGACTCCCAGCCCCAGGGCCCGCCCTCCCTGGCCCGCAGGCCCCTGCCGCCCCTGCCGCCCCTGCCTAAAGAGAAGCCCAAGAAGCGCGGGTGTGGCGGCCTGCAGGTGGTGCTGATGGTTGGGGCGTACGCCCTCGTG ctggtgctagtggtggtggtgggcgtggtgctCACCCAGGAGATACGCAGGCCACCCGGCCCGCGCCCTGTGGCCCTGCGCCCTCGCCCGCGCCCTCAAGATCTCGACTATGTGGACATCGAGCCTAACCCCCTGTCAGGACCTCCCCCATCCGGCCCACCCCCACCCCAGCGCGCCCCGCCCCCACCACGCCCCGCCCCATCTCGCCCTGCCCCACCCCCAGTGAGGCGCCCGTCCTTCTCCAACGTGGACACTGACTTCAGCCTGACGCAGGGCGCGGACGATTTCCGTGGCCAGAAGGAGCCCGAGATCCGCATCCTTAAGTCCTGGAACAACCAGAACCCTGACGGCACGCTGTCCTGGGGCTACATCGGCAGCGACGGCAGCTTCAAGAACGAGACCCGCGGCCACGACTGTGTGGTGCGCGGCGTGTACGGCTACGTGGAGCAGGAGACCGGCAAGCTGCTCTCCTTCCCCTACGTCTCCGGCAACCCGTGCGACCCAAACGAGCCGGATTACTACGACGACTACTACGATGTGGCCATCGACGACTTCGGCGGCAACCGTGGCCGCGGCTAA